Proteins found in one Agaribacterium sp. ZY112 genomic segment:
- a CDS encoding heavy metal-binding domain-containing protein — translation MLNKPCLSCQKPLNGGVYRKPNMCPWCGELQDGSQSAAQRKSNSVTRSKIVADQPIMASVQEPAKQNAKPAAKLAPADQYKKIKLSKGESSDFEVASQLGSVKANCLFSLEKLMAKSPQNTRQTVLKSAQKSVLLSLRKEAHKLGANAVIKTEVKFKELSHKGEPKVQCIAFGEAVMANGL, via the coding sequence ATGCTGAATAAGCCCTGCCTTAGCTGTCAAAAACCTCTTAACGGGGGTGTGTATCGTAAACCCAATATGTGCCCTTGGTGTGGCGAGTTACAGGATGGAAGCCAAAGTGCTGCGCAGCGCAAGTCTAATTCTGTTACAAGGTCTAAAATCGTTGCTGATCAGCCTATCATGGCTTCGGTTCAAGAACCGGCTAAGCAGAACGCTAAGCCTGCAGCCAAGCTTGCCCCGGCGGATCAATACAAAAAGATCAAGTTATCAAAGGGTGAGTCGAGTGATTTTGAAGTGGCGAGTCAGTTAGGTAGTGTTAAGGCTAACTGTTTGTTTTCCCTAGAAAAGTTAATGGCCAAATCCCCTCAGAATACCCGCCAGACTGTACTTAAATCGGCACAGAAGAGCGTTTTACTTTCTCTTCGTAAAGAGGCCCATAAACTGGGAGCCAATGCTGTGATTAAGACCGAAGTTAAATTCAAAGAACTTAGCCACAAGGGTGAACCTAAAGTACAGTGCATCGCCTTTGGCGAAGCGGTGATGGCTAACGGGCTTTAG
- a CDS encoding glycoside hydrolase family 2 TIM barrel-domain containing protein, with protein sequence MTQLFNVFRSPSLFLFCIALISGLSSSTMAGVNSVNDWETTEVISRNKLAPRATTYAYPSVEHALSLDREKASMLNLNGMWKFHYQADSASMSDDFAQNNFSLDSWTEIPVPSNVELHGYGIPYYTNVPMPFYSTPESALPDTSPKISRANPVSSYVRFFDVPEAWNNKRLILHFGGVSSAFYLWLNGEKVGYSQGSRLPAEFDVTDLVKKKNNRLAVQVLRWSDGSYLEGQDMWDLSGIHREVLLLAEPKVAINDYFVKTKLSDAYQKANIQVRPHFSNLEHQDLKGWVLSAGLYDAQGQLLKDSSQSIDATTVTQAYPQRENIQFDLINLELKQPRLWSAESPYLYRLVLSLHDQEGALVDARSARVGVREVKIDAQTAQLKINSQPIKIKGVNRHDHSAVNGKALTREEMLNDVLLMKRFNINSVRTAHYPNDPYFYDLCDEYGIYVMDEANVESHLFGGQFSNSVQWISPIVDRVARMVERDKNHASIISWSLGNESGMGPAHAAAAGWVKDKDNTRFVHYEGAQGLVDHDDFIEPPKHWYWVPETLEKLGRSTPMANPDDPFYVDVISRMYPSVEYLKGLADSETIKRPILMCEYEHAMGNSMGGLDDFWQLIRQRDNLIGGYIWDWMDQGLETKNDKGETYLAYGGDFGDEPNSRAFCQNGIVDAYGKATPELWEAKYVFQPFQLDALNLKKGKLQLKNRDAFTNLNHYEWRWQLSEDGVVIEQDMLKNVDVAPRAGQKLRIPFTKPKLKPGAEYILRVSAHLKTATLWAEAGHEVGKQQFILPFAKPMKAQKSPAQFDVVKSDELLTVSSGPHAIAFNLKTGWLSAFSQSGENQMASPLVPNFWRAQTDNDKGAWRTHETLAYWKDLAANLNLSELSEAEVFDSYVELKASYQHEESTSLAIVYRFYGDGELQVSMNLKADPSLPSMPRLGMSLGLNSDFDSMSFYGRGPWENYSDRKLAADLAVYSAKVEDFVYHYMVPQENGNHTDVRWLSLSSDAGASFKVRAHQSLNVSVWPWSQANLDEALHPYDLVEQGFFTVNIDLAQAGVGGQDSWTSLGAPLAKYRVPAGDYEYSFSLNLE encoded by the coding sequence ATGACCCAATTGTTTAACGTATTTCGATCACCCTCGCTATTTCTGTTTTGTATCGCTCTGATATCGGGCCTTAGCTCGTCAACAATGGCTGGAGTAAATAGTGTGAATGATTGGGAAACAACGGAAGTTATTAGTCGTAATAAGTTGGCGCCTCGGGCAACGACCTACGCTTATCCAAGTGTTGAGCATGCATTGAGCTTAGATCGTGAAAAGGCCAGCATGCTTAATTTGAATGGCATGTGGAAGTTTCACTATCAGGCAGACAGTGCTTCCATGTCAGATGATTTTGCTCAAAATAATTTTAGCCTCGACAGTTGGACAGAAATCCCTGTGCCTTCCAACGTAGAGCTGCACGGCTATGGCATTCCGTATTACACGAATGTACCAATGCCGTTTTATTCCACACCTGAATCTGCACTGCCAGATACCAGCCCTAAAATTAGTCGTGCTAATCCTGTTTCCTCTTATGTTCGCTTTTTTGACGTTCCAGAGGCTTGGAATAATAAGCGTCTGATCTTACATTTTGGTGGTGTCTCATCTGCTTTTTATTTGTGGCTCAATGGTGAAAAAGTGGGCTATAGCCAAGGCAGCCGCTTACCTGCCGAGTTCGATGTGACGGATCTAGTTAAAAAGAAAAACAATCGTTTAGCCGTACAAGTGCTGCGCTGGAGTGATGGTAGTTACTTGGAAGGCCAAGACATGTGGGATCTAAGTGGCATACATCGAGAGGTGTTATTGCTTGCCGAGCCTAAGGTAGCGATTAACGACTATTTTGTTAAAACAAAGCTAAGTGATGCTTATCAAAAAGCGAATATTCAAGTACGCCCTCATTTTTCTAATCTAGAGCATCAGGACTTAAAAGGCTGGGTTTTAAGCGCAGGCTTATACGATGCGCAAGGCCAGCTTCTAAAGGACAGCTCGCAAAGTATTGATGCGACAACGGTAACGCAAGCTTATCCCCAGCGTGAAAATATTCAGTTTGATTTAATTAATCTAGAGCTTAAACAGCCGCGCTTATGGTCTGCAGAATCTCCCTACCTATATCGTTTAGTGCTTAGCCTGCATGATCAAGAAGGGGCTTTGGTTGATGCAAGAAGTGCTCGTGTTGGTGTGCGTGAGGTAAAGATTGATGCACAAACGGCGCAGCTAAAAATAAATAGCCAGCCAATTAAGATTAAAGGTGTCAATCGGCACGACCATAGCGCGGTAAACGGCAAGGCATTAACTAGAGAAGAAATGCTTAACGATGTTCTATTAATGAAGCGCTTTAATATCAATTCCGTGCGCACAGCTCACTATCCTAATGACCCTTATTTTTACGATCTGTGTGATGAATACGGTATTTACGTTATGGATGAGGCCAATGTAGAGAGCCACTTATTTGGCGGGCAGTTCTCAAATAGCGTGCAGTGGATTTCACCTATCGTTGATAGGGTGGCGCGTATGGTTGAGCGAGATAAAAACCATGCCTCTATTATTTCTTGGTCGCTGGGTAATGAATCCGGTATGGGGCCTGCCCATGCAGCGGCAGCGGGTTGGGTGAAAGATAAAGACAATACACGCTTTGTGCATTATGAAGGGGCTCAAGGGCTGGTCGATCACGATGATTTTATCGAGCCACCTAAGCATTGGTACTGGGTGCCGGAGACCTTAGAAAAGCTTGGGCGCTCAACCCCTATGGCCAACCCTGATGACCCTTTTTACGTAGATGTGATCAGCCGTATGTATCCAAGTGTTGAATATTTAAAAGGACTTGCAGATTCAGAGACGATTAAGCGTCCAATTTTAATGTGTGAATATGAGCATGCCATGGGCAATTCGATGGGGGGCTTAGATGATTTTTGGCAGCTTATCCGCCAGCGAGATAATTTAATTGGCGGTTATATCTGGGATTGGATGGATCAGGGCCTAGAAACCAAAAATGATAAAGGCGAAACGTATTTGGCTTACGGCGGCGATTTTGGTGATGAGCCAAATTCGAGGGCTTTTTGTCAAAATGGTATTGTTGATGCCTATGGCAAAGCAACACCTGAGCTGTGGGAAGCCAAGTATGTCTTCCAGCCTTTTCAATTAGATGCGTTGAATTTGAAAAAAGGCAAACTACAGCTTAAAAACAGAGATGCTTTTACCAATTTAAATCACTATGAATGGCGTTGGCAGCTCAGTGAAGACGGTGTAGTGATTGAACAAGACATGCTTAAAAATGTAGACGTTGCTCCTAGAGCAGGGCAGAAATTGCGCATTCCTTTCACTAAACCCAAACTTAAACCCGGTGCCGAATATATCCTAAGAGTGTCTGCTCATTTAAAAACGGCAACGCTTTGGGCCGAGGCTGGACACGAGGTGGGTAAGCAGCAGTTTATTCTTCCCTTTGCTAAACCAATGAAAGCACAAAAAAGCCCAGCTCAATTTGATGTCGTTAAAAGCGATGAGTTACTGACTGTCAGTTCGGGGCCGCATGCTATCGCTTTTAATTTAAAAACGGGTTGGTTAAGTGCGTTTAGTCAGTCTGGTGAAAATCAAATGGCGTCTCCTCTTGTGCCTAATTTTTGGCGAGCACAAACGGATAATGACAAAGGCGCTTGGCGTACGCATGAAACTTTGGCTTATTGGAAGGATCTGGCTGCAAATTTGAATCTGAGTGAGCTTAGTGAGGCTGAGGTTTTTGATAGCTATGTTGAGTTAAAAGCCTCTTATCAGCATGAAGAGTCAACAAGCCTTGCCATTGTTTATCGCTTTTACGGTGATGGCGAGTTACAAGTTAGCATGAACTTGAAGGCCGACCCTAGTTTACCAAGCATGCCTCGGCTAGGAATGAGTTTAGGACTTAATTCTGATTTTGATTCCATGTCGTTTTACGGTCGTGGCCCTTGGGAGAACTATTCCGATCGTAAGCTCGCCGCTGACTTAGCTGTGTACTCAGCCAAAGTTGAAGACTTTGTTTATCACTACATGGTGCCTCAAGAGAATGGCAACCATACTGATGTACGCTGGTTAAGCCTAAGCAGTGATGCCGGTGCATCCTTTAAAGTGCGCGCGCATCAGTCTCTAAATGTCAGCGTTTGGCCTTGGTCTCAAGCGAATC